A genomic stretch from Euwallacea fornicatus isolate EFF26 chromosome 28, ASM4011564v1, whole genome shotgun sequence includes:
- the LOC136347416 gene encoding sialin-like isoform X1, with translation MGLPKIPIRFWIAVMVFASTYINYTTRSNMSISITSMVGSSKNKTEPECKRNAKDLVSDNATVQALPDYGPRYKWSESIQSFVLGSYFWGYVISSAPGGFIAEWLGPFNTIMYSQIITAIFNSLSVWAAQMHFGALIFCRFILGLMAGPVYPALQSLIAKWAPPAEKGKFVSALMGNTLGTCLTWVLVGSVTAAAGWDWGFHFLTIQIGVFCLVFWLVVADTPDQHKWISEEEKNYIKTAQANTVSKGKVVPPYLKMFKSLPFWSLCILHFGNLWGLYLQITGVPKFMVEVIGFNIKASGGLAAMPHLLRMFFGMGYGYLGDVLKSKTKLRPTVIRKSFVIFSHLIPGILLMGMTLVKCDHVGAVFILIFSMAINGAAVVTNLQNAQDLAPNFAGSIFGIISLIGGTTGFITPAVTGALIGKNSGIKEWSINFLIGGSVYVGAGLFFIIFGTSDIQPWNEKLVSKNQEEAVSFKEVDKDQELTDKKVEPSETTRLNN, from the exons GTTTGCCAAAGATACCAATTCGTTTTTGGATCGCGGTGATGGTGTTCGCCTCCACCTACATCAACTACACAACTAGGAGTAACATGTCAATTAGTATAACTTCTATGGTGGGCAGCTCCAAAAACAAAACAGAGCCGGAATGCAAGAGAAATGCGAAGGACCTTGTGTCTGATAATGCAACTGTTCAAGCACTACCAGAT tatggGCCACGTTACAAATGGTCCGAAAGCATCCAGAGCTTCGTTTTGGGTTCATACTTCTGGGGGTACGTCATATCCAGCGCCCCTGGCGGCTTTATAGCAGAATGGTTGGGCCCCTTCAACACCATCATGTACTCTCAAATCATTACCGCCATTTTCAATTCCCTATCAGTGTGGGCGGCCCAAATGCACTTTGGTGCTCTTATTTTTTGTCGCTTCATTTTGGGACTAATGGCG GGCCCAGTCTACCCAGCACTGCAAAGTTTAATAGCCAAATGGGCTCCTCCAGcggaaaaaggaaaattcgTTAGCGCTCTTATGGGTAACACCCTTGGTACTTGTCTGACTTGGGTTTTGGTTGGATCAGTGACTGCAGCAGCCGGTTGGGACTGGGGATTCCACTTCCTGACCATCCAAATCGGGGTGTTTTGCTTGGTATTCTGGCTTGTGGTCGCCGACACTCCTGACCAACATAAGTGGATCTCGGAGgaagagaaaaattatattaagacCGCCCAGGCTAACACTGTGAGCAAAGGAAAG GTAGTACCTCCGtacttgaaaatgtttaaatccCTTCCTTTCTGGTCCTTGTGTATTCTTCATTTCGGAAACTTGTGGGGCTTGTACTTACAAATTACAGGAGTACCCAAATTTATGGTTGAGGTCATTGGCTTCAATATTAag GCTTCTGGAGGTTTAGCGGCTATGCCCCACCTCTTGCGAATGTTCTTTGGTATGGGTTATGGATACCTAGGAGATGTCCTCAAATCGAAAACCAAACTAAGGCCAACCGTTATCAGAAAAtcctttgtaatttttt CTCATCTGATTCCTGGAATACTTCTAATGGGCATGACTTTGGTCAAATGTGACCACGTTGGAGCTGTTTTCATATTGATTTTCAGTATGGCCATTAACGGAGCTGCAGTGGTGACTAATTTACAGAACGCCCAGGATTTGGCCCCCAACTTCGCAGGGAGTATATTTGGGATTATAAGTTTGATTGGGGGGACCACTGGGTTTATCACTCCTGCGGTTACTGGAGCTTTAATagggaaaaat AGTGGCATTAAAGAGTGGTCCATTAATTTCCTCATTGGAGGTAGTGTTTATGTAGGAGCGGGCTTATTCTTCATTATTTTCGGAACTTCGGACATTCAGCCCTGGAACGAAAAATTGGTATCCAAAAACCAAGAGGAAGCTGTCAGCTTCAAGGAAGTGGATAAAGATCAAGAATTAACTGACAAAAAGGTTGAACCAAGTGAAACAACCAGACTAAATAATTAA